In Lathamus discolor isolate bLatDis1 chromosome 1, bLatDis1.hap1, whole genome shotgun sequence, the following are encoded in one genomic region:
- the TSPAN33 gene encoding tetraspanin-33 isoform X1, with the protein MEGPEAGGTVSPEEDFSFVSPIVKFVLFFFNMLFWVISMVMVAVGVYAWLLKHAEATMACLVVDPAILLIVVGVLTFLIAFCGCIGSLRENIVLLQVFSICLAIIFLLQLVAGVLGFVFSDKARGKVSEIINGAIMHYRDDLDLQNLIDFGQKEFSCCGGISYKDWSQNMYFNCTMDNPSRERCSVPFSCCLPDDDEVRLVSSWGICSSSSILWMGAQKRQGLPRSSWVRFLSRLSSTPCVDMAYRPWATWRPALSSTPMAASTAWSTGSTGTSSCWGALRWGWQPHSWWASCWLRSSSTRSETRSSCSSTTSSTGQTPCTDPGASQRLSPPGLPNPGSIGRAEGTLLEKRKVGAVDAGSVHCGHTWLGRSKLPCAVWGTKLLSVCLSWGTPSWCADCA; encoded by the exons ATGGAGGGTCCGGAGGCGGGGGGCACGGTGTCCCCCGAGGAGGATTTCTCCTTCGTGAGCCCCATAGTGAAGTTCGTGCTCTTCTTCTTCAACATGCTCTTCTGG GTGATCTCCATGGTGATGGTGGCAGTGGGGGTCTATGCCTGGCTGCTGAAGCACGCAG AGGCGACCATGGCGTGCCTGGTGGTGGACCCTGCCATCCTCCTCATCGTGGTCGGTGTCCTCACCTTCCTCATTGCCTTCTGTGGTTGCATTGGCTCCTTACGGGAGAACATCGTCCTGCTGCAGGTG TTCTCCATCTGCCTGGCCATCatcttcctcctgcagctggtCGCTGGCGTGCTGGGCTTTGTCTTCTCTGATAAG GCACGCGGGAAGGTCAGTGAGATCATCAATGGTGCCATCATGCACTACCGGGATGACCTGGACCTGCAGAACCTCATTGACTTCGGGCAGAAGGAG TTCAGCTGCTGTGGGGGTATCTCCTACAAGGACTGGTCCCAGAACATGTACTTCAACTGCACCATGGACAACCCCAGCCGGGAGCGCTGCTCCGtccccttctcctgctgcctgccGGATGACGACGAGGTGAGGCTGGTGTCCTCCTGGGGGatctgctcctcctcttccattcTGTGGATGGGAGCCCAGAAGAGGCAGGGACTCCCCCGGTCCAGCTGGGTGCGGTTTTTGTCCAGGTTGTCATCAACACCATGTGTGGACATGGCATACAGGCCATGGGCTACGTGGAGGCCAGCGCTGTCATCTACACCCATGGCTGCATCGACAGCTTGGTCAACTGGATCAACAGGAACCTCTTCTTGCTGGGGGGCATTGCGCTGGGGCTGGCAGCCCCACAG CTGGTGGGCATCCTGCTGGCTCAGATCCTCATCAACCAGATCAGAGACCAGATCAAGCTGCAGCTCTACAACCAGCAGCACCGGGCAGACCCCTTGTACTGATCCCGGTGCATCGCAGCGTCTGTCCCCGCCGGGACTTCCAAACCCTGGATCCATAGGAAGAGCTGAAGGGACTTtgctggagaagaggaaggttGGAGCTGTGGATGCTGGATCCGTGCACTGTGGCCACACTTGGCTGGGACGTTCCAAGCTGCCGTGCGCTGTTTGGGGGACCAAActgctgtctgtctgtctgtcctgggGGACTCCGAGCTGGTGTGCAGATTGTGCTTGA
- the SMO gene encoding protein smoothened, producing the protein MAAQGGGWRWALALGTALALALGGRRCPAAPLLNASAVPERCRRAASCEQLRFGSCLGSALPYAATSTLLATDSASQEEAHGKLLLWSGLRNAPRCWDVIQPLLCAVYMPKCEDGQVELPSQTLCQATRAPCTIVERERGWPDFLKCTTDRFPEGCPNEVQNIKFNSSGQCEAPLVRTDNPKSWYEDVEGCGIQCQNPLFTEKEHREMHVYIAAFSSITIFCTFFTLATFVADWRNSNRYPAVILFYVNACFFVGSIGWLAQFMDGARDEIVCRADGTMRLGEPTSNETLSCVIIFVIVYYSLMSGVIWFVMLTYAWHTSFKALGTTYQPLVGKTSYFHLITWSIPFVLTVAILAVAQVDGDSVSGICFVGYKNYRYRAGFVLAPIGLVLIVGGYFLIQGVMTLFSIKSNHPGLLSEKAASKINETMLRLGIFGFLAFGFVFITFGCHFYDFFNQAEWERSFREYVLCEANVTIATQTNKPIPDCEIKNRPSLLVEKINLFAMFGTGISMSTWVWTKATLLIWRRTWCRLTGQSDDQPKRIKKSKMIAKAFSKRKELLRDPGQELSFSMHTVTHDGPVAGLAFDINEPSADVSSAWAQHVTKMVARRGAILPQDISVTPVATPVPPEERANLWVVEADVSPELQKRSGRRKKRRKKKKKEVSPDPEHCLGGSAAPLAPSTVPRLPRLPPQPCLVAFAPDMLPRLPPEATFAGRPWDNRRRANVLHLISNPFCPEGGSPEEERPNPSTGHQQHNGAPLWPPRPDPRAGGMRTQGRRAALGPIHSRTNLVDAELLDADSDF; encoded by the exons ATGGCGGCGCAGGGCGGCGGGTGGCGGTGGGCGCTGGCGCTGGGCACGGCGCTGGCTCTGGCTCTGGGCGGCCGCCGCtgccccgccgccccgctcctCAACGCTTCGGCCGTGCCCGAGCGCTGCCGCCGCGCCGCGTCCTGCGAGCAGCTGCGGTTCGGGTCGTGCCTGGGCTCGGCGCTGCCCTACGCCGCCACCTCCACGTTGTTGGCCACGGACTCGGCTTCGCAGGAGGAGGCGCACGGGAAGCTCCTGCTCTGGTCCG GCCTGCGCAATGCCCCGCGCTGCTGGGATGTcatccagcccctgctctgtgctgtctACATGCCCAAGTGTGAGGACGGGCAGGTGGAGCTGCCCAGCCAGACCCTGTGCCAGGCCACCCGGGCACCATGCACCATCGTGGAGCGCGAGCGCGGCTGGCCAGACTTCCTCAAGTGCACCACAGACCGCTTCCCTGAGGGATGCCCG AACGAGGTGCAGAACATCAAGTTCAACAGCTCGGGGCAGTGCGAGGCACCGCTGGTGAGGACGGACAACCCCAAGAGCTGGTACGAGGACGTGGAGGGTTGTGGCATCCAGTGCCAGAACCCGCTCTTCACTGAGAAGGAGCACCGCGAGATGCACGTCTACATCGCTGCCTTCAGCTCCATCACCATCTTCTGCACCTTCTTCACCCTG GCCACGTTTGTTGCTGACTGGAGGAACTCCAACCGCTACCCGGCCGTCATCCTCTTCTACGTCAACGCCTGCTTCTTCGTGGGCAGCATCGGTTGGTTGGCGCAGTTCATGGATGGAGCCCGTGATGAGATCGTGTGCCGGGCTGATGGCACCATGCGGCTGGGAGAACCCAC CTCCAACGAGACGCTCTCCTGCGTCATCATCTTCGTCATCGTTTACTACTCGCTGATGTCGGGTGTCATCTGGTTTGTCATGCTGACCTACGCCTGGCACACCTCCTTCAAGGCGCTGGGCACCACCTACCAGCCGCTGGTGGGCAAGACCTCCTACTTCCACCTCATCACCTGGTCCATCCCCTTCGTCCTCACCGTGGCCATCCTGGCCGTGGCGCAG GTGGACGGTGACTCTGTCAGTGGCATCTGCTTCGTGGGGTACAAGAACTACCGGTACCGGGCCGGCTTTGTCCTGGCGCCCATCGGGCTTGTCCTCATTGTGGGTGGCTACTTCCTCATCCAGG GGGTCATGACGCTCTTCTCCATCAAGAGCAACCACCCTGGGCTGCTCAGCGAGAAGGCAGCCAGCAAGATCAATGAGACCATGCTGCGCCTGG GCATCTTTGGCTTCTTGGCCTTTGGCTTCGTCTTCATCACTTTCGGTTGCCACTTCTATGACTTCTTCAACCAGGCGGAGTGGGAACGCAGCTTCCGGGAATACGTCCT GTGTGAGGCCAACGTGACCATCGCCACACAGACCAACAAGCCCATCCCTGACTGTGAGATCAAGAACCGGCCGAGCCTGCTGGTGGAGAAGATCAACCTCTTTGCCATGTTCGGCACTGGCATCTCCATGAGCACGTGGGTCTGGACCAAGGCCACGCTGCTCATCTGGAGGCGCACATGGTGCAG GCTGACGGGGCAGAGCGATGACCAACCCAAGAGGATCAAGAAGAGCAAGATGATCGCAAAGGCCTTCTCCAAGCGCAAGGAACTGCTGCGTGACCCAGGCCAGGAGCTGTCCTTCAGCATGCATACCGTGACACACGATGGCCCTGTGG CCGGTTTAGCGTTTGACATCAACGAGCCATCAGCTGACGTGTCCTCAGCGTGGGCCCAGCACGTCACCAAGATGGTGGCCAGGAGGGGAGCCATCCTGCCCCAGGACATCTCCGTGACACCCGTGGCAACACCTG TGCCACCAGAGGAGAGAGCCAACCTCTGGGTGGTTGAAGCTGACGTCTCCCCCGAGCTGCAGAAGCGCAGCGGCcgcaggaagaagaggaggaagaagaagaagaaggaggtgAGCCCGGACCCCGAGCACTGCCTGGGGGGTTCCGCAGCCCCCTTAGCACCCAGCACCGTCCCCCGGCTGCCCCGGctgcccccccagccctgcctggtcGCCTTTGCCCCCGACATGCTCCCGAGGCTCCCACCTGAAGCCACCTTCGCTGGGCGACCATGGGACAACCGCCGCAGAGCCAACGTCCTGCACCTCATCAGCAACCCCTTCTGCCCCGAGGGCGGCTCTCCGGAGGAGGAGAGGCCCAACCCCAGCACTGGGCACCAGCAGCACAATGGGGCTCCGCTCTGGCCCCCCAGGCCGGACCCCCGTGCTGGGGGGATGAGGACTCAGGGCCGTCGGGCCGCCTTGGGCCCCATCCACTCCCGGACCAACCTGGTGGACGCAGAGCTGCTGGATGCTGATTCGGacttttga
- the TSPAN33 gene encoding tetraspanin-33 isoform X4, translating to MEGPEAGGTVSPEEDFSFVSPIVKFVLFFFNMLFWVISMVMVAVGVYAWLLKHAEATMACLVVDPAILLIVVGVLTFLIAFCGCIGSLRENIVLLQVFSICLAIIFLLQLVAGVLGFVFSDKARGKVSEIINGAIMHYRDDLDLQNLIDFGQKEFSCCGGISYKDWSQNMYFNCTMDNPSRERCSVPFSCCLPDDDEVVINTMCGHGIQAMGYVEASAVIYTHGCIDSLVNWINRNLFLLGGIALGLAAPQLVGILLAQILINQIRDQIKLQLYNQQHRADPLY from the exons ATGGAGGGTCCGGAGGCGGGGGGCACGGTGTCCCCCGAGGAGGATTTCTCCTTCGTGAGCCCCATAGTGAAGTTCGTGCTCTTCTTCTTCAACATGCTCTTCTGG GTGATCTCCATGGTGATGGTGGCAGTGGGGGTCTATGCCTGGCTGCTGAAGCACGCAG AGGCGACCATGGCGTGCCTGGTGGTGGACCCTGCCATCCTCCTCATCGTGGTCGGTGTCCTCACCTTCCTCATTGCCTTCTGTGGTTGCATTGGCTCCTTACGGGAGAACATCGTCCTGCTGCAGGTG TTCTCCATCTGCCTGGCCATCatcttcctcctgcagctggtCGCTGGCGTGCTGGGCTTTGTCTTCTCTGATAAG GCACGCGGGAAGGTCAGTGAGATCATCAATGGTGCCATCATGCACTACCGGGATGACCTGGACCTGCAGAACCTCATTGACTTCGGGCAGAAGGAG TTCAGCTGCTGTGGGGGTATCTCCTACAAGGACTGGTCCCAGAACATGTACTTCAACTGCACCATGGACAACCCCAGCCGGGAGCGCTGCTCCGtccccttctcctgctgcctgccGGATGACGACGAG GTTGTCATCAACACCATGTGTGGACATGGCATACAGGCCATGGGCTACGTGGAGGCCAGCGCTGTCATCTACACCCATGGCTGCATCGACAGCTTGGTCAACTGGATCAACAGGAACCTCTTCTTGCTGGGGGGCATTGCGCTGGGGCTGGCAGCCCCACAG CTGGTGGGCATCCTGCTGGCTCAGATCCTCATCAACCAGATCAGAGACCAGATCAAGCTGCAGCTCTACAACCAGCAGCACCGGGCAGACCCCTTGTACTGA
- the TSPAN33 gene encoding tetraspanin-33 isoform X3, which yields MEGPEAGGTVSPEEDFSFVSPIVKFVLFFFNMLFWFSICLAIIFLLQLVAGVLGFVFSDKARGKVSEIINGAIMHYRDDLDLQNLIDFGQKEFSCCGGISYKDWSQNMYFNCTMDNPSRERCSVPFSCCLPDDDEVRLVSSWGICSSSSILWMGAQKRQGLPRSSWVRFLSRLSSTPCVDMAYRPWATWRPALSSTPMAASTAWSTGSTGTSSCWGALRWGWQPHSWWASCWLRSSSTRSETRSSCSSTTSSTGQTPCTDPGASQRLSPPGLPNPGSIGRAEGTLLEKRKVGAVDAGSVHCGHTWLGRSKLPCAVWGTKLLSVCLSWGTPSWCADCA from the exons ATGGAGGGTCCGGAGGCGGGGGGCACGGTGTCCCCCGAGGAGGATTTCTCCTTCGTGAGCCCCATAGTGAAGTTCGTGCTCTTCTTCTTCAACATGCTCTTCTGG TTCTCCATCTGCCTGGCCATCatcttcctcctgcagctggtCGCTGGCGTGCTGGGCTTTGTCTTCTCTGATAAG GCACGCGGGAAGGTCAGTGAGATCATCAATGGTGCCATCATGCACTACCGGGATGACCTGGACCTGCAGAACCTCATTGACTTCGGGCAGAAGGAG TTCAGCTGCTGTGGGGGTATCTCCTACAAGGACTGGTCCCAGAACATGTACTTCAACTGCACCATGGACAACCCCAGCCGGGAGCGCTGCTCCGtccccttctcctgctgcctgccGGATGACGACGAGGTGAGGCTGGTGTCCTCCTGGGGGatctgctcctcctcttccattcTGTGGATGGGAGCCCAGAAGAGGCAGGGACTCCCCCGGTCCAGCTGGGTGCGGTTTTTGTCCAGGTTGTCATCAACACCATGTGTGGACATGGCATACAGGCCATGGGCTACGTGGAGGCCAGCGCTGTCATCTACACCCATGGCTGCATCGACAGCTTGGTCAACTGGATCAACAGGAACCTCTTCTTGCTGGGGGGCATTGCGCTGGGGCTGGCAGCCCCACAG CTGGTGGGCATCCTGCTGGCTCAGATCCTCATCAACCAGATCAGAGACCAGATCAAGCTGCAGCTCTACAACCAGCAGCACCGGGCAGACCCCTTGTACTGATCCCGGTGCATCGCAGCGTCTGTCCCCGCCGGGACTTCCAAACCCTGGATCCATAGGAAGAGCTGAAGGGACTTtgctggagaagaggaaggttGGAGCTGTGGATGCTGGATCCGTGCACTGTGGCCACACTTGGCTGGGACGTTCCAAGCTGCCGTGCGCTGTTTGGGGGACCAAActgctgtctgtctgtctgtcctgggGGACTCCGAGCTGGTGTGCAGATTGTGCTTGA
- the TSPAN33 gene encoding tetraspanin-33 isoform X2, whose product MEGPEAGGTVSPEEDFSFVSPIVKFVLFFFNMLFWVISMVMVAVGVYAWLLKHAEATMACLVVDPAILLIVVGVLTFLIAFCGCIGSLRENIVLLQVVSPWARGDLPWATPQDWGHFAVVLPGHHTPLARSSPSAWPSSSSCSWSLACWALSSLIRHAGRSVRSSMVPSCTTGMTWTCRTSLTSGRRSSAAVGVSPTRTGPRTCTSTAPWTTPAGSAAPSPSPAACRMTTRLSSTPCVDMAYRPWATWRPALSSTPMAASTAWSTGSTGTSSCWGALRWGWQPHSWWASCWLRSSSTRSETRSSCSSTTSSTGQTPCTDPGASQRLSPPGLPNPGSIGRAEGTLLEKRKVGAVDAGSVHCGHTWLGRSKLPCAVWGTKLLSVCLSWGTPSWCADCA is encoded by the exons ATGGAGGGTCCGGAGGCGGGGGGCACGGTGTCCCCCGAGGAGGATTTCTCCTTCGTGAGCCCCATAGTGAAGTTCGTGCTCTTCTTCTTCAACATGCTCTTCTGG GTGATCTCCATGGTGATGGTGGCAGTGGGGGTCTATGCCTGGCTGCTGAAGCACGCAG AGGCGACCATGGCGTGCCTGGTGGTGGACCCTGCCATCCTCCTCATCGTGGTCGGTGTCCTCACCTTCCTCATTGCCTTCTGTGGTTGCATTGGCTCCTTACGGGAGAACATCGTCCTGCTGCAGGTGGTGAGTCCATGGGCACGTGGGGACCTCCCCTGGGCCACCCCACAGGACTGGGGCCACTTTGCTGTGGTCCTCCCTGGCCATCACACTCCTCTCGCCCGCAGTTCTCCATCTGCCTGGCCATCatcttcctcctgcagctggtCGCTGGCGTGCTGGGCTTTGTCTTCTCTGATAAG GCACGCGGGAAGGTCAGTGAGATCATCAATGGTGCCATCATGCACTACCGGGATGACCTGGACCTGCAGAACCTCATTGACTTCGGGCAGAAGGAG TTCAGCTGCTGTGGGGGTATCTCCTACAAGGACTGGTCCCAGAACATGTACTTCAACTGCACCATGGACAACCCCAGCCGGGAGCGCTGCTCCGtccccttctcctgctgcctgccGGATGACGACGAG GTTGTCATCAACACCATGTGTGGACATGGCATACAGGCCATGGGCTACGTGGAGGCCAGCGCTGTCATCTACACCCATGGCTGCATCGACAGCTTGGTCAACTGGATCAACAGGAACCTCTTCTTGCTGGGGGGCATTGCGCTGGGGCTGGCAGCCCCACAG CTGGTGGGCATCCTGCTGGCTCAGATCCTCATCAACCAGATCAGAGACCAGATCAAGCTGCAGCTCTACAACCAGCAGCACCGGGCAGACCCCTTGTACTGATCCCGGTGCATCGCAGCGTCTGTCCCCGCCGGGACTTCCAAACCCTGGATCCATAGGAAGAGCTGAAGGGACTTtgctggagaagaggaaggttGGAGCTGTGGATGCTGGATCCGTGCACTGTGGCCACACTTGGCTGGGACGTTCCAAGCTGCCGTGCGCTGTTTGGGGGACCAAActgctgtctgtctgtctgtcctgggGGACTCCGAGCTGGTGTGCAGATTGTGCTTGA